A single region of the Thermococcus paralvinellae genome encodes:
- a CDS encoding RsmB/NOP family class I SAM-dependent RNA methyltransferase — MEELLNAIIQLIEKEKEGEKKLSIPPKGVRALIEAVRLAEIIKPSQYAKREAFKKHQIDEYYLNRMLTMLFYDIMKKQGLIDRAIEDIVGVNPLILDPWLRAALRVVIDVSLFHPSKPSTLKALKWKGSDFISSKTHPYVGMYYWDIFDKVISYKPRPKSRDEFLEWKYTAPIWFIKRIKRLLGEETEQFFQAVNSKHNWTSIRVNTLKATVEEVVETLRSEGKEVKVNERVPTIVKIKGPYDFDRSKLFREGTILVQEEASAVASLILDPKPGMTVVDLAAAPGGKTSHIAELMKNKGKIYAFDIDEFRIKRMREILKRMGINIVKIIKKNGRKAPKILGKEIADRVLLDAPCTSSGTIGKNPELRWRLREVKIQEMAELQKDLLKAAAQLLKPGGRLLYATCSLFPEENEENIEWFLEIHDNFRLIPLNDPYDESPLLKGTMRAYPHRHNTIGFFYALLEKVE; from the coding sequence ATGGAAGAGCTCTTAAATGCCATAATACAACTTATTGAGAAAGAAAAAGAGGGAGAAAAGAAATTATCTATTCCCCCAAAAGGAGTTAGAGCACTAATTGAGGCAGTTAGATTAGCAGAGATTATAAAGCCCAGCCAATATGCAAAGAGGGAGGCGTTTAAAAAACACCAGATTGATGAGTATTATCTAAACAGAATGCTTACAATGCTTTTTTATGACATCATGAAGAAACAAGGGTTAATAGACAGAGCAATTGAAGATATTGTCGGTGTCAACCCTTTAATTCTTGATCCCTGGTTAAGGGCAGCTCTCAGGGTTGTAATAGACGTGTCACTCTTTCATCCTTCTAAACCCAGTACTCTCAAGGCTTTAAAATGGAAAGGATCAGACTTTATATCCTCTAAGACACATCCCTATGTTGGCATGTATTATTGGGACATCTTTGATAAAGTCATTAGCTATAAGCCAAGACCCAAGAGTAGAGATGAATTCCTCGAATGGAAGTATACTGCACCCATTTGGTTTATAAAGAGAATTAAGAGATTATTGGGTGAGGAAACAGAACAGTTCTTCCAAGCTGTGAACTCAAAACACAACTGGACAAGTATTAGGGTGAACACCCTCAAAGCTACCGTAGAAGAGGTAGTAGAAACTCTAAGAAGCGAAGGAAAAGAAGTAAAGGTAAACGAAAGAGTTCCAACTATAGTGAAAATAAAGGGACCATACGATTTTGATAGAAGCAAACTCTTCAGAGAAGGAACGATTTTGGTACAAGAAGAGGCAAGTGCAGTAGCTTCTCTAATTCTTGATCCTAAACCTGGAATGACTGTTGTGGATTTAGCCGCAGCTCCAGGGGGTAAAACAAGTCACATTGCAGAACTTATGAAGAATAAAGGAAAGATTTATGCATTTGACATTGATGAATTCAGGATAAAGCGGATGAGAGAAATCCTGAAAAGAATGGGTATAAACATAGTCAAGATAATCAAAAAAAATGGCAGGAAAGCTCCTAAAATTCTTGGGAAAGAAATTGCAGATAGAGTTCTGCTAGATGCACCATGTACTTCATCTGGAACCATAGGTAAGAATCCAGAATTAAGATGGAGATTAAGGGAAGTGAAGATCCAAGAAATGGCTGAGCTACAGAAAGATTTACTTAAAGCGGCTGCCCAGCTCCTAAAGCCAGGAGGTAGGCTATTGTATGCAACATGCAGTCTTTTCCCTGAGGAGAATGAGGAGAATATAGAGTGGTTTTTAGAGATACACGACAACTTTAGATTAATACCGTTAAATGACCCATATGATGAATCTCCACTGTTGAAAGGCACTATGAGGGCATATCCACATAGACACAATACCATAGGGTTCTTCTATGCTCTTCTAGAAAAAGTTGAATGA
- a CDS encoding nucleotide-binding protein encodes MQIAVSGGKGGTGKSTVVINLAIALRDYFDLTLADLDVEAPNDHILLGIKLQNEEPVKLFMPRFDYFKCIRCKKCAEVCEEHAIITMKDGTPFLMPTLCSGCGACQIVCPVEGAILEGKKLMGYTYLTETPYGFPLVTGKLLEGEERAMPIVVAAKKRAKALNKELLIVDTAAGTSNTVSKALEDSQLIIAVTEPTPLGLHDLELILKLADIIGIKTWVVINRSDLGNKDAVKELARKYNARIIAEIPYSENILKSYVEGKPIVLSDCEEAEIFRKLAEEVANYLR; translated from the coding sequence ATGCAAATAGCAGTTAGCGGAGGAAAGGGAGGAACTGGAAAATCAACGGTTGTAATTAACTTAGCTATTGCTCTGAGGGATTACTTTGACCTGACTTTGGCAGATTTGGATGTTGAAGCTCCTAATGACCACATACTCTTAGGGATAAAACTCCAAAATGAAGAACCTGTCAAGCTTTTCATGCCACGTTTTGACTATTTCAAATGTATCAGATGCAAAAAATGTGCGGAGGTTTGTGAGGAGCACGCAATAATCACTATGAAAGATGGAACACCCTTTTTAATGCCAACATTGTGTTCTGGTTGTGGTGCCTGTCAGATTGTCTGTCCCGTCGAAGGAGCAATTTTAGAAGGTAAAAAGCTGATGGGTTACACATACTTAACCGAAACTCCATATGGCTTCCCTTTAGTTACCGGTAAGCTGTTAGAGGGAGAAGAGAGGGCAATGCCTATAGTCGTTGCAGCAAAGAAAAGAGCAAAAGCACTCAATAAAGAACTTTTGATCGTTGATACTGCTGCAGGAACGAGCAATACTGTTTCTAAAGCTTTAGAGGATTCCCAGCTTATTATTGCTGTCACTGAACCCACGCCGTTAGGTCTTCATGATTTAGAGTTAATTCTCAAGCTCGCAGATATTATTGGAATTAAAACATGGGTTGTTATCAATAGAAGTGATTTAGGAAATAAGGATGCTGTGAAAGAACTCGCAAGAAAATATAACGCCAGAATTATTGCTGAGATTCCCTATAGTGAAAACATACTAAAGAGCTACGTTGAAGGGAAACCAATTGTTTTAAGTGATTGCGAGGAAGCGGAAATTTTCAGAAAGCTTGCTGAAGAGGTTGCTAACTATTTGAGGTGA
- a CDS encoding ArsR/SmtB family transcription factor, whose product MEFETISVDDEKAKELAQILMNEKSLAILRLLQEKTLSLSEIARELDLPLSTVSYHIDKMIKVGLVEIVGKKYGKRLQEVKLYRASPRPILLLPRKISVKDRILRTFEKIQIISLSIAGLIAYGVYKFSKVLLTPMKAGSKFAQEYAVQNITQNLTKTVTETVTQATIERVSTVTTPLTVTSTTTPALQKSATPPVLYLPYIVIVTFIILFLAFTHWLAKRNL is encoded by the coding sequence GTGGAATTTGAGACTATTAGTGTTGATGATGAAAAAGCTAAGGAGCTCGCTCAAATATTAATGAATGAGAAATCTCTGGCTATTTTGAGACTTCTTCAAGAGAAAACGCTTTCTCTTTCTGAGATTGCTCGAGAGTTAGATCTTCCCCTTTCAACGGTCTCATATCATATCGATAAAATGATCAAAGTAGGCTTAGTCGAGATTGTAGGTAAAAAGTATGGAAAAAGACTGCAAGAAGTTAAACTTTATCGTGCATCCCCAAGGCCGATACTTCTTCTCCCAAGAAAAATATCTGTAAAGGATAGAATATTGAGAACTTTTGAGAAAATTCAAATTATTAGTTTGAGTATTGCAGGTTTAATTGCTTATGGGGTTTACAAGTTTTCGAAAGTCCTCCTGACTCCAATGAAAGCTGGTTCAAAGTTTGCACAAGAGTATGCTGTTCAGAATATTACTCAGAATTTAACAAAGACTGTAACTGAGACAGTTACTCAGGCAACGATAGAGAGGGTATCAACAGTTACAACTCCTTTAACAGTTACATCTACAACCACACCAGCACTTCAGAAATCTGCAACTCCTCCGGTATTATACCTTCCTTATATTGTAATTGTAACGTTTATAATTCTCTTCTTAGCGTTTACACACTGGCTTGCAAAAAGAAACCTCTGA
- a CDS encoding DUF134 domain-containing protein encodes MPWGMGRGRGRGRRRKMRFIGLIPEIKHFYPARPPIGPPQPPIFMTYEEFEALRLVDYEGLTQEEAGKRMGVSRGTVWRALSSARKKVVQMLVEGRELIILAQGNEVPKTQSSDNEE; translated from the coding sequence ATGCCTTGGGGAATGGGAAGGGGTAGAGGCAGAGGACGAAGGAGAAAGATGCGCTTTATTGGTCTCATCCCAGAGATTAAGCACTTCTATCCAGCGCGCCCGCCTATTGGACCTCCTCAGCCGCCGATTTTCATGACATACGAGGAGTTCGAGGCATTGAGATTAGTGGATTATGAGGGATTAACTCAAGAAGAGGCAGGAAAGAGAATGGGCGTTTCAAGAGGAACGGTCTGGAGAGCTTTAAGCTCAGCGAGAAAAAAAGTTGTACAAATGCTTGTTGAGGGAAGAGAGCTAATAATTTTGGCTCAGGGAAACGAGGTGCCAAAGACTCAAAGCTCAGATAACGAGGAATAA
- a CDS encoding 6-pyruvoyl trahydropterin synthase family protein, which produces MEFKVVERKIGWHKDFDSSHFLVLPYDSKCLRIHGHTYNVDVEIWGDLDERGMIFDFNHLSNLIKEVDHRILTSIKWIKEDGDYIIIVQNDKELKLPKNEVVLIDAPNVTAELIAEWFAKKIAEKAGNNVKRIKVKVWEDPRSYAEIILER; this is translated from the coding sequence ATGGAATTTAAGGTTGTAGAGAGAAAAATAGGATGGCACAAAGACTTTGATAGTTCGCATTTTTTAGTTCTGCCTTATGATAGCAAATGCTTGAGAATTCATGGGCATACTTACAACGTTGATGTCGAGATTTGGGGAGACTTAGATGAGAGAGGCATGATTTTTGACTTCAATCACTTAAGCAATCTCATTAAGGAAGTTGATCATCGCATTTTAACAAGTATCAAGTGGATTAAAGAGGATGGAGACTACATAATCATAGTTCAAAATGACAAAGAGCTCAAACTTCCAAAAAATGAAGTAGTGCTAATTGATGCTCCCAATGTTACTGCTGAGCTTATAGCGGAGTGGTTTGCAAAGAAGATAGCAGAAAAAGCCGGGAATAATGTAAAGCGAATAAAAGTCAAAGTCTGGGAAGATCCAAGAAGCTATGCCGAAATAATTTTGGAACGTTAA
- a CDS encoding DUF998 domain-containing protein — protein MRSSACCGFEALSEALIGVRVIGRGEHIKSVMPMRKSQQLAGLCAPFIGLGGIFTAIFIHRSWWSLTENAISDLGKVGLPYNWVMNVPIVVAAVLGIYYALGLFKEAKHPTIKLGIGIFILGLVFLAGIGIFPEGTSPHYYVSWGFFITASLGIMVAGIGLYLEGEKQLGIITVIIFVLSWIFGFWAMRVFNGVAISEFIGIFGIVIWHYMVLAKILKKGKKA, from the coding sequence ATGAGAAGTAGTGCATGCTGTGGATTTGAAGCCCTATCGGAAGCTCTAATAGGCGTTAGGGTTATAGGTAGAGGGGAGCATATTAAATCAGTGATGCCAATGAGAAAAAGCCAACAACTGGCTGGTCTCTGTGCACCATTTATTGGATTAGGTGGGATATTCACGGCAATATTCATACATCGCTCTTGGTGGAGCCTCACAGAGAACGCCATAAGTGACCTCGGAAAAGTAGGCCTACCTTACAATTGGGTGATGAATGTTCCAATTGTAGTTGCAGCGGTTTTAGGTATCTATTATGCCTTAGGGCTTTTCAAGGAGGCAAAACACCCCACAATAAAGCTGGGAATTGGGATTTTTATCCTTGGCTTGGTATTCCTAGCAGGAATTGGGATTTTCCCGGAAGGAACCTCTCCTCATTATTATGTCAGCTGGGGTTTCTTCATTACAGCAAGTCTTGGGATAATGGTGGCTGGAATTGGGCTATATCTTGAGGGAGAGAAGCAACTCGGAATTATAACTGTCATAATATTTGTTCTCAGCTGGATCTTTGGGTTTTGGGCAATGAGAGTCTTTAACGGAGTGGCAATTTCAGAGTTCATAGGCATCTTTGGAATAGTAATATGGCACTATATGGTACTCGCAAAAATCTTAAAGAAAGGGAAGAAAGCATGA
- a CDS encoding nucleotide-binding protein, whose product MQIVIASGKGGVGKSTVAASLIYLLKDRYKLIVVDADADAPNLHLLFGVEKWEEEKELTGAKVARINQDTCIRCGICYERCPYESIKLVDGKYVVNELTCEGCGVCKLVCPVRGTITLEEARSGVIKKTTTRYGFPLISAQLDVGRPNSGKLVTEEKEWAKRIMQEQRLDHMIVDSAAGIGCQVIASIGGADVAILVAEPTPASLSDVKRVYKVVQHFREPAYLIINKADINPGFKGLYEFAEQEGIPILGEIPYDRAIPYSMTMLKPFVEAFPESKASKALKEIAKAVEDEILK is encoded by the coding sequence ATGCAGATTGTCATTGCAAGCGGTAAAGGAGGAGTTGGAAAGTCAACAGTTGCAGCCTCACTCATATATCTGCTCAAGGACAGGTACAAACTTATAGTGGTTGATGCGGATGCCGATGCTCCAAATCTCCACCTGCTCTTTGGGGTTGAAAAGTGGGAAGAAGAGAAAGAGCTAACAGGAGCTAAAGTTGCAAGGATAAATCAAGATACGTGTATCAGATGCGGTATTTGCTATGAGAGATGTCCCTATGAAAGCATAAAGCTTGTGGATGGAAAATACGTTGTGAATGAGCTCACATGTGAAGGCTGTGGGGTATGTAAACTCGTGTGCCCAGTTAGAGGGACAATAACTCTTGAAGAAGCTCGCTCTGGAGTAATTAAGAAGACAACAACAAGGTATGGGTTCCCATTGATTTCGGCTCAATTGGACGTGGGGAGGCCAAACTCTGGAAAGCTCGTTACAGAGGAAAAAGAGTGGGCAAAAAGAATAATGCAGGAGCAGAGATTAGATCACATGATAGTCGATTCAGCAGCTGGAATTGGATGTCAAGTGATTGCCAGCATTGGTGGAGCAGATGTCGCTATCCTTGTCGCAGAGCCAACTCCAGCATCACTGAGCGATGTTAAGAGGGTTTACAAGGTTGTCCAGCATTTTAGAGAGCCCGCTTACTTAATAATCAACAAAGCAGACATTAATCCTGGCTTCAAGGGACTTTATGAGTTTGCGGAGCAAGAGGGAATACCAATTTTGGGTGAAATACCCTATGATAGGGCAATTCCATACAGTATGACAATGCTTAAGCCATTTGTTGAAGCATTCCCAGAATCAAAAGCTAGCAAAGCGCTTAAGGAAATTGCAAAAGCTGTGGAAGATGAAATTTTAAAGTAG
- a CDS encoding radical SAM protein, which yields MTKCKLCGHESEEISKSIGVCVNCLRKDKQAVKTAMESHFKWRELMGLPPEPPKNGELQCKICVNECKIPRDSSGYCGIIWNKGGRLTTITGTFDKGYFHWYLDPHPTNCVAEPVCPEREHYGFYNLAVFFAGCNLNCLFCQNIHHKYMIKEGRIDMGEGVVLSTNELANIAMQRRVTCVCYFGGDPTPHSIYALKVSRKILKRTEESKRIKRICWETNGLENPRIMKEMAELSLKSGGILKIDWKAYTPRVYQALTGINGKKLSKG from the coding sequence ATGACAAAGTGCAAGTTGTGTGGTCATGAGTCCGAAGAGATAAGCAAATCAATTGGAGTATGTGTTAACTGCCTTAGAAAAGATAAGCAAGCCGTGAAAACAGCAATGGAAAGCCACTTCAAGTGGCGCGAACTTATGGGGCTTCCCCCAGAGCCGCCAAAAAATGGAGAGCTTCAATGCAAAATCTGTGTTAATGAGTGCAAGATTCCAAGAGATAGTTCAGGTTACTGCGGAATAATATGGAACAAAGGTGGAAGGTTAACCACAATAACTGGGACATTCGATAAAGGTTATTTTCACTGGTATCTCGATCCTCATCCAACAAACTGTGTTGCTGAACCTGTCTGTCCTGAGCGAGAGCATTACGGCTTTTACAACTTGGCTGTCTTCTTTGCTGGATGCAACTTGAACTGCCTCTTCTGCCAGAACATCCACCACAAATACATGATAAAAGAAGGCAGAATTGATATGGGAGAAGGCGTTGTATTAAGTACTAATGAGCTTGCAAATATCGCTATGCAGAGACGGGTTACTTGTGTCTGCTACTTCGGAGGTGATCCAACACCGCACAGCATTTATGCCCTGAAAGTCTCAAGGAAAATTCTAAAGCGAACTGAAGAGAGTAAGAGAATTAAAAGAATTTGCTGGGAAACAAACGGTCTAGAGAATCCAAGGATAATGAAAGAGATGGCAGAACTCAGTCTCAAAAGTGGAGGAATCCTTAAGATTGACTGGAAAGCATATACGCCAAGAGTTTATCAAGCTCTGACAGGCATAAATGGGAAAAAGCTATCGAAAGGATAA
- a CDS encoding PPC domain-containing DNA-binding protein, translating into MRLSRGRNFMFRIPEGEEFLTFINKFAEKNNILIGTVTAIGTLRNPKIGYFEEEKGKYKVIELSGTYELLSALGNISLKDGKPFVHIHAALGDKEGRVWGGHLIEGEVFVAEVIIHELLGEPLERKPQENGLMLWNTEEI; encoded by the coding sequence ATGAGACTCTCAAGGGGAAGGAACTTCATGTTTAGGATTCCTGAAGGGGAAGAGTTTTTGACATTCATTAACAAATTTGCAGAAAAGAACAACATACTTATTGGAACAGTAACAGCAATTGGAACGCTTAGAAACCCAAAAATCGGGTATTTTGAAGAAGAAAAAGGCAAATATAAAGTAATTGAATTAAGTGGCACTTATGAACTCCTTTCTGCGCTGGGCAACATCAGTCTAAAGGACGGGAAGCCCTTTGTCCATATCCACGCAGCTTTGGGAGACAAAGAAGGCAGAGTCTGGGGTGGTCATTTAATTGAAGGAGAAGTATTTGTTGCTGAGGTTATCATCCATGAACTACTTGGAGAACCATTGGAAAGAAAGCCTCAAGAAAACGGGCTGATGCTTTGGAATACAGAAGAAATTTAG
- the purB gene encoding adenylosuccinate lyase — MAVHPIDYRYGSEEMRRIWEEENKLQKILDVEAALARAHAKVGNIPEESAKVISEKANIKYVKLERVKEIEAEIHHDIMAIVKALSEVCGEHGRYVHLGATSNDIIDTANALLIRESLEIVLKDLREIRIILKELAKEHKYTVCIGRTHGQHAVPTTYGMKFAIWLDEIQRHIERIEQAKDRILVGQMSGAVGTMASFGEKGLEIQRLVMKDLGLKPARISNQIIQRDIYAELMMILALIASTLDKIALEIRNLQRTEILEVSEPFGKKQVGSSTMPHKRNPIRSEKICGLARIIYSNVIPALLNNPLWHERDLTNSSVERVILPETFMLLDEMLKNTKKVLSGLEFFPENIKRNLYLTNNLIMAEPLMLKLTEKGIGRQEAHEIVRQIAMKAFYEKRDLIEVARENEVVREYLDDKDFEELKPENYIGLAPQIVDDVIQYIEEIEQKEAQES; from the coding sequence ATGGCCGTCCATCCGATCGATTATCGCTATGGTAGTGAAGAGATGAGAAGAATTTGGGAAGAAGAAAATAAGCTGCAAAAGATCCTTGACGTTGAGGCAGCTTTAGCGAGAGCACATGCGAAAGTTGGGAATATTCCGGAAGAGAGTGCAAAAGTAATAAGCGAAAAAGCTAATATAAAATACGTTAAGCTTGAAAGAGTGAAAGAAATTGAAGCTGAAATTCATCATGATATTATGGCTATAGTAAAAGCTTTAAGTGAAGTTTGCGGTGAGCACGGTAGGTACGTTCATCTTGGAGCCACTTCAAATGATATAATTGACACTGCAAATGCTCTTCTTATTAGAGAATCCTTAGAGATAGTTCTTAAAGATTTAAGGGAGATAAGGATAATCCTAAAAGAACTCGCAAAAGAGCACAAATACACCGTTTGTATTGGAAGAACTCACGGACAACACGCTGTTCCTACAACTTATGGGATGAAGTTTGCTATATGGCTTGATGAGATACAGAGACACATTGAAAGAATAGAGCAAGCAAAAGATAGGATTTTAGTTGGACAGATGAGCGGTGCTGTTGGAACCATGGCATCTTTCGGAGAAAAAGGTCTGGAAATCCAACGCTTAGTTATGAAAGATTTAGGACTAAAACCTGCAAGAATAAGTAATCAGATAATCCAAAGAGATATTTATGCTGAGCTCATGATGATTCTAGCTTTGATCGCGTCCACACTTGACAAAATTGCTCTTGAGATTAGAAACCTCCAAAGAACTGAAATTCTTGAAGTTAGCGAGCCTTTTGGAAAGAAGCAAGTTGGCTCATCAACAATGCCTCACAAGAGGAATCCAATAAGGAGCGAAAAAATCTGTGGACTTGCGAGAATCATATACTCTAATGTTATCCCAGCACTTCTGAACAACCCATTATGGCACGAGAGAGACTTAACGAACTCTTCAGTGGAGAGAGTAATCCTTCCAGAGACATTCATGCTGTTGGATGAAATGTTAAAAAATACAAAAAAAGTGCTCTCTGGCCTGGAATTTTTCCCGGAAAATATAAAACGCAACCTCTACTTAACAAACAACCTTATAATGGCAGAACCATTGATGCTAAAGCTAACAGAGAAGGGAATAGGAAGACAAGAGGCTCATGAAATTGTTAGACAAATCGCTATGAAAGCATTCTATGAAAAAAGAGACTTAATCGAGGTTGCTAGAGAAAATGAAGTTGTGAGAGAATACTTAGATGACAAGGATTTTGAGGAGTTAAAACCGGAGAACTACATTGGACTTGCTCCTCAGATAGTAGATGATGTAATTCAATATATAGAAGAAATTGAACAAAAAGAAGCTCAAGAATCTTAG
- the albA gene encoding DNA-binding protein Alba, whose amino-acid sequence MAEEHVVYIGKKPVMNYVLAVITQFNEGAKEVSIKARGRAISRAVDVAEIVRNRFLPEVRVKEIKIGTEELPTADGRTANTSTIEIILEKP is encoded by the coding sequence ATGGCAGAGGAACATGTTGTTTACATCGGAAAGAAGCCTGTTATGAACTACGTCCTTGCCGTTATAACCCAGTTCAACGAGGGTGCAAAGGAGGTCTCAATTAAGGCAAGAGGAAGGGCTATCAGCAGAGCTGTTGACGTTGCAGAGATCGTCAGGAACAGATTCTTGCCAGAGGTTAGAGTTAAGGAGATCAAGATCGGTACAGAGGAACTTCCAACTGCAGACGGAAGAACAGCAAACACCTCAACAATTGAGATCATTTTGGAGAAGCCATGA
- a CDS encoding antibiotic biosynthesis monooxygenase: MRLWHGKVPIEKADEYERFLIERAVPDYSSVDGLLKLYFTRRDEEDMAHFLLVTIWDSMESIKKFAGENPKLAKYYPEDDDFLLEKEKYVQHYRVFYEK; this comes from the coding sequence ATGAGATTATGGCACGGAAAGGTTCCAATTGAAAAAGCTGACGAATACGAGAGATTTTTGATTGAACGGGCAGTACCGGATTATAGCTCCGTTGATGGTCTGCTAAAGCTATATTTCACGCGAAGAGATGAGGAGGATATGGCACATTTTCTTCTCGTAACCATCTGGGACTCAATGGAGTCAATTAAAAAGTTCGCGGGCGAAAATCCTAAACTCGCAAAGTACTACCCCGAAGATGACGACTTTCTGCTGGAAAAGGAGAAGTACGTTCAGCACTATAGGGTGTTCTATGAGAAGTAG